From the uncultured Methanomethylovorans sp. genome, the window CTTTTAGGTGATACCCAGGGTAGGGAGTATGCAGAACTTCCCTGGTCTATCGATGTCCTTATAATGATTACATTGCTGCTCATCCTTTACAATATCTTGTCTACTCTTGGCCGAAGGGTTGAGAAAAAACTCTATGTGTCAACCTGGTATTACACAGGCACATTTATCTGGTTTCCTATAGTTTATTTTATAGGCAATGTTATGTGGAGACCTCCTTCAGGAGCCTTGGAAGGAATAACAGATTCGATATTCAACTGGTACTACGGCCATAATGTTTTAGGACTTTGGTTTACCACCCTTGGAATAGCAACCTGGTACTATGCAGTGCCACGCATGATAAACAGACCTTTGTATAGCCATCTTCTTTCGGTTATAAGTTTCTTCAGCATTGCATTCTTCTATACTGGCGTAGGAGGCCATCATCTGCTGCAAACACCAATACCCGAGTGGGTGAAGACAATTGCAGTGGTTATGAGCATTTTAATGTTAGTGCCCGTTATAACATTCATGGTCAACCTCGGACTAACGCTGCGGGGTTCCTGGGGTATTTTCACACAAAATATTCCCTTCAGATTTGTCGTCACCGGGTTCATATTTTATGTTCTTACTTCAATACAGGGAAGTTTCCAGGGACTTCGGAGTACTAATTCTTACCTGCACTTTTCCCAGTGGCCGGTCGGCCATTCCCATCTGGCAATACTTGGAGGTTTTGGATTTCTGGCAATAGGAATAATGTACTGGCTAATACCAAAGATAACTAGGACAAAAATATACAGTGACAGGCTAATGAGTATCAGCTGGTGGCTCGCTCTTATCGGCTTTATTATGTTCTTCAGTGCTATGACAATAGCAGGACTTGTGGCCAATTCTGCCTGGTACCAGAATATCACAGTTGCTCCGGTTTTGAAACTTCTGCAGTTCTGGTATGTGGCCAGAGCAATGGGCGGTGGAATGGTCGTTGTGGCCGGATATATTTTTTCATACAATACACTGATGACATTTGCAAGATCAAAGGAACCTCACGTCGAAGAAGAGATATTCCAGATATCTCATGAAAAAAGTTCCCGACCGCATTCAAATATCCAGAAAAAATCTCAGCATGCTATGAGCATGCCTATCATAGTAGTGGGCGGTATGAGCCTTTTTCTCCTCATGACCTGGATGGTCGTTGCTATGCCAGCACTTAACTTAAACACTGTGACTCCTTCGGACTTTGCGCATTCATATACAACAAAGGAGGCACAAGGAAGGGAACTATATAAACAAATGGGCTGTTTCTATTGCCATTCACAATTTGTAAGACCTCAGGACTGGGCAATCGGAAGAGTTTCTGAACAAGGTGACTATTATTATGATTCGCCACATTTCCTAGGAACAGAGCGTACGGGTCCCGATCTTTCACAAATAGGGGGTATGATGCCAACAGAGTGGCATTATCTCCATGACCGGGACGCCAGAATAACCAGTCCCAGTTCTATCATGCCTCCTTTTGGATTCCTTTCAGATACGCAGCTTGATTCTCTGGTCACGTATATTCAGAACCTGGGAACATATAATCTTACAGTAATGAATTTCCATCCAAAAGTACCTGATGAGTATCAAGACAAACAGCAGCCATACGCTACTTATATCTCGGCTGTAACGCAGAATTATAGTTTTGATAATCAGACATATACAGGAGATGAAGTTACAGGAGCAGAGTTTGGAGTTCTCTTTGAAGAAGGCAAAAAAACTTATACTCAAAACTGTCTGCGTTGCCATGGCTGTTCGGGAAATGCCCAAGGACCTTATGCAAGACATGTTGTAACCCAGCCTGCTAATCTCCATGAAAGAATATTGAGCTACATGCCACAACCAGGTGAACCATATCATTTCTGGAGAATTAGTGAAGGTGTCCCAGGTACGGCAATGCCAGCCTGGAAACTCAGTATCAACGAAACAGAAAGATGGAAGATTAACCTATATGAATTGAGCTTTGCATCAGGCTCAATAAGAACAATAAGTGGCGACGTTTCAGATGCTGAAGCTATTAATTTCTCTAATCAAACACATATTGTACCGCCTATTGAAGGGACGCAGGATCAGTTCGAGACAGGACAGAAACTCTTTAACCTGTACTGTGCCCAGTGTCATGGTGAGGGTGGACAGGGAGATGGTGTTGCCTCTATTTTAAGCCCTGGCGGATACATTGATCCGAAACCTGCAAATTTCACGGAATCTGGTGGTGATTTCAAGTATTACGGGCAATATGTCTGGAAGGTAAGTGAAGGCGTGGAAACTACAAATATGCCTCCATGGAAGTATGCTCTCAGTGATGATGAGATGTATGAAGCAATTTTTTATATCCAGAATTTCTCTGCATCAGATGCCTACAATGCCAAATGGGGACCACTCTATAAGGACGAATTTGCAAGGAACATGAGGAGCTGATTTTGTATGAATGAATATAATCTGGCACTGTTCATTACAGCATTTTCATTATTCCTCATTTTTCTTGGTTTTTTGATATGGGGGATTAAAACCGGACAATTCGTGGATATTGAAGAAGCAAAATACCGGATGTTGGAGACCCCTGATCAGCTTACAGAAGAAAATAGATATAAGAAACATAAGGGGGAAAGGATATGAGCTTTACACCCGAATATGCATCCTACATAAATTATTTTGTATGGCTCACCATCCTGGTCGTGCTATCAAGTTTAATATTGATCTGGCTGAGTGCAAAGAATCAGGACCATTATTCACTGGAAGACGCAAATTCCCATGCTGAGGAATTTGCCGGTATAATAGCCGAATCCCATGGGCCTATTACCGCTTTCCTTTATGTGCTTTATGTTATACTGCTGGTCTGGACCATAGCTTACTTTGCAGTTCATTGGGGTGAGTTTGGAAATATGTCTGGCAATATGTTTGGCATAAACATTAGCGAATTAATGTCTATTTCTTTTGATTTACAAATAATAGCTGTGTGTCTTATAAATATCGGGTTTGTTTCCTTATTACTAGGCAAATCAATTAAAGAAAATTTAAAAAAACATGATATAATATCTACATCAGCATATGTGCTTGTAGCATTGTCTGTTCCTTATATGATATATTTCAGAAGCACCCGCATAGTCTCTCAATCAGTTTCTCCTCTGTTTCTAATACATTCCTTGATAGGAATCATGATTTTGATCCTGGGATTTATATTTGTGATCAATAGACGAGATTGGAAAATCAAAAGAAATTGGAAAAAGAAATCAAATATGCAGATTCTTTTAATTCTATGGGTGGTAAATTTTATTATAGGGGCATATATGCACTTGTTCCTTATATGATAACTTTCTCATGGAGGCATGACTGATACATTTGAGATGAATGATATCGTTTAGATGGAACTAGACATTATGCTTAATAAGCCATCTATACATATTTTTACTTTTGACTTGAAACCAATGCCTTCCACATCTCCGACCTTCCAAAGACCATCAATAATTGAGGAATAAATTTGCAGACCAATTTACCATTTCAGTTTATATACAGGAACCCAAAACACCATGGCTATAGCTAACGATACTATTTCAATGAGAATTATGAGAATGACAAGACTTAATGGTAAATTTTGATGCAAGTACAATACTACTAGATTAATCATAATAAGGTCTACTACAATATACAGAAGTATCCTTGTCGGGAAACTCATCGGAAATGGAAAATTGGGATTTCTCCACCTGGGCTGATTTGCCATTATATTACCACTTAAAATCATTACTTTACAACTACTTAATGCCTCTTAATGAGGATGATTTTTAGGCTATGTCCCTACCCCCTCATACAGCTTCTACTTCTTTCAGAATGTATTTTCTGATGGTGGGGTTCAATACATTTTTCACTACCAGATCCACTTTTATTCCAAGGAAATCGGAAAGGTAGTTATCAAGATGAACGAATATGAAAATAATAGGAGTCTTACGTATAAGTTCTCTGTTTCATTTCAATACAGTTTTATTTATTGAAACTATTTTGCTTATGTGGGTATGGTACTGAACAAGTTAAAAAACTATTTAGACAAGCCTTTATGGGTGAACAGAATAGCGTACTATCTGCTTATATTCATCTTAGCGCTTTCTGGGTTTGCAATAGTAGTAGGGATATTTTATACCCTAATTCCTGATTTCAGTATCATAAACAACACCGCCTTTGCCCAATACAACACCACTCAATTAAGAAACATGGGCTTCTTCGACAACGAGCGCTACCTCATCAGCGCCCTTGTGCAAAGCCTTGCAGCTACCATAGCCCTCGTTATAACTCTGAGCCTTGTGGCAGTGCAGCTTGCAGCCCAATCATATTCCGCAAGGGTAATTGATGTTTACAAAAACAATCCTGACATGTGGATACTGCTCAGCATCTACATTGTTACTATTTTCTACGGGCTTGGACTGCTCAAGGTGATAGACATCGGTGTTGCGGGCATCAACATGGAATTTGCTATTTTTGCAGCTTATTTTCTGGGATTCTTTGCTTTTGTGTGTTTAGTTCCGTATATGTTGAAAACTTTGGATTTGCTGAAGCCATCGACTGTGATTAAATTGCTAGCGGCTGATATTACAAAAGAAAAAGTTCTTACTTCCATCAGTGCTGAAGATAGTAGTAGTTATAAAATTGATCCAATCCAGCCAATTGCAGACATGGTAAACAGTGCCCTAGAGAGGAATGATTATGCGACTGCAAGAGATGGACTTACAACTATCAAAAACTCTACAATTCACATGTTGGAAAACACTCATTTCAACAGTGATAAAGAAAAAGATTTAGCAGAACATATCTTGAAACACCTACAAAGACTCGGAATACAGGCTATCAAAAAGGAAAATGAAGATTCTACCTTATCGGCAATAACATGCATAAACGAAATAGGAATAAAAGCTGCGGAAAGAAAACTTAAAGAGTTTATAGTAAGTGCTTTAGAAATGCTCAAAAATGTAGGAACAAAAGCAGTAGATAAAAAACTTGAATTGGCCGTAAAGAAGGTTGTACTAGCACTCTGGGATATAGGAACAAAAGCAACTGGCAAAGAACTTAACTTGGCTACAGAGGAGGCTGTACAAGCAATCTGGGATGTGGGAACAAAAGCAGAGAAGATCTTGAAACCATTGCAGAGTGGGTTGCATCGGCGCTCTGGAATGTAGGGTGGGAAGCAGCAGTTAAAGATTTTGATTTGGCTGTAGAAACCGCTGTGCAAGCTCTAAGAGATGTAGGAATAAAAGTGGCAGAGGATAAGCGTGAAAAAGAAACACTATATATTGAAAATGGACTTAAAGCATTAATGAAGAAATCTAAAGAAAAAGGATGGACAGAAATTATGAAAGAAATCAGAGAAGCCTTTCAAGCTATTGAAAATGCAAAAAAAAACTACTCTAATACCTAACATCCTCATCTTCCACGAACATCCGCGCCAGCACACCCAGATGGTCCTCGTGGAAGGGGTCGAGTTCTTTGCGTTGCAGCACCTCGAATTCTACTCCAAAATCGCCTTCCAGCTTTTTGACTTCGTCCTTGAATACCTTTTTTGGACTGGCTACGGTGTCTATGCTACGGGATTTGATGGAAAGCATCAGATGACCATCGTCTTCTAAGAAGTATTTGGAATTAATAGCAGCTATCTCAGCCTGGTTGGGCTGGGCTACATCCTGGAATATTACATCCACGGTTTCCACAATATGAGCATAAGAACGGGGCTGGTTGGCATCAGCAAGTATGGGGATGATGTTAGGGCGCTGGTCGCAGAGCTTTATAAGATCACGCATAGTGCGCGGGGAGAACTCCACAGCGTACACCAGACCGTCGGTCAGGATATCAGAAACATGGCTTACTGTGGTAC encodes:
- a CDS encoding DUF2254 family protein translates to MNRIAYYLLIFILALSGFAIVVGIFYTLIPDFSIINNTAFAQYNTTQLRNMGFFDNERYLISALVQSLAATIALVITLSLVAVQLAAQSYSARVIDVYKNNPDMWILLSIYIVTIFYGLGLLKVIDIGVAGINMEFAIFAAYFLGFFAFVCLVPYMLKTLDLLKPSTVIKLLAADITKEKVLTSISAEDSSSYKIDPIQPIADMVNSALERNDYATARDGLTTIKNSTIHMLENTHFNSDKEKDLAEHILKHLQRLGIQAIKKENEDSTLSAITCINEIGIKAAERKLKEFIVSALEMLKNVGTKAVDKKLELAVKKVVLALWDIGTKATGKELNLATEEAVQAIWDVGTKAEKILKPLQSGLHRRSGM
- a CDS encoding cbb3-type cytochrome c oxidase subunit I translates to MLVLNDSVQENDKLSIQDETEVNNTRDENLGDKFLEGDDAVKYWFLGSLVWFPIFATLGFILAIKFFQPYFLSDAAFLTFGRLRPAHVNGVLFGFVSSALIGGMFWALPRLANTPIYSARLAKLSAVLWNFGLLAGIIMILLGDTQGREYAELPWSIDVLIMITLLLILYNILSTLGRRVEKKLYVSTWYYTGTFIWFPIVYFIGNVMWRPPSGALEGITDSIFNWYYGHNVLGLWFTTLGIATWYYAVPRMINRPLYSHLLSVISFFSIAFFYTGVGGHHLLQTPIPEWVKTIAVVMSILMLVPVITFMVNLGLTLRGSWGIFTQNIPFRFVVTGFIFYVLTSIQGSFQGLRSTNSYLHFSQWPVGHSHLAILGGFGFLAIGIMYWLIPKITRTKIYSDRLMSISWWLALIGFIMFFSAMTIAGLVANSAWYQNITVAPVLKLLQFWYVARAMGGGMVVVAGYIFSYNTLMTFARSKEPHVEEEIFQISHEKSSRPHSNIQKKSQHAMSMPIIVVGGMSLFLLMTWMVVAMPALNLNTVTPSDFAHSYTTKEAQGRELYKQMGCFYCHSQFVRPQDWAIGRVSEQGDYYYDSPHFLGTERTGPDLSQIGGMMPTEWHYLHDRDARITSPSSIMPPFGFLSDTQLDSLVTYIQNLGTYNLTVMNFHPKVPDEYQDKQQPYATYISAVTQNYSFDNQTYTGDEVTGAEFGVLFEEGKKTYTQNCLRCHGCSGNAQGPYARHVVTQPANLHERILSYMPQPGEPYHFWRISEGVPGTAMPAWKLSINETERWKINLYELSFASGSIRTISGDVSDAEAINFSNQTHIVPPIEGTQDQFETGQKLFNLYCAQCHGEGGQGDGVASILSPGGYIDPKPANFTESGGDFKYYGQYVWKVSEGVETTNMPPWKYALSDDEMYEAIFYIQNFSASDAYNAKWGPLYKDEFARNMRS
- a CDS encoding fibrillarin-like rRNA/tRNA 2'-O-methyltransferase; translation: MKVEQLSDGIFEVIIDDRKILSTHNLFPGHSVYGERLMDVDGVEYRQWDPHRSKLGAMVLKGFEIPIEYDSHVLYLGAASGTTVSHVSDILTDGLVYAVEFSPRTMRDLIKLCDQRPNIIPILADANQPRSYAHIVETVDVIFQDVAQPNQAEIAAINSKYFLEDDGHLMLSIKSRSIDTVASPKKVFKDEVKKLEGDFGVEFEVLQRKELDPFHEDHLGVLARMFVEDEDVRY
- a CDS encoding cbb3-type cytochrome oxidase assembly protein → MNEYNLALFITAFSLFLIFLGFLIWGIKTGQFVDIEEAKYRMLETPDQLTEENRYKKHKGERI